The Mugil cephalus isolate CIBA_MC_2020 chromosome 11, CIBA_Mcephalus_1.1, whole genome shotgun sequence genome includes a window with the following:
- the atn1 gene encoding atrophin-1 isoform X1, translated as MKTRTHKESMPMRSGRRRGASEERRGRRPHPSPTRPERSDRQTQRGAGEELAGNRFSRRSQGHDSSESEGEELVSPPKRQKVQDSASTPNPPTSTHSTDSSAPSTVPPPTSVASQSRESDNEDGQSQGSRSSVVGSLANSSSSLSSGRDIDQDNRSSSPSLSASPLGSLDSDSDGPDSPKQGEREKSKEGGAGKVAGEDRRVLREGRGEESCGDGEKRDVDARIEDCPSLKPPSTPCSSSGLTPSLRGAGDSSNDSNSGRKSYFSLDSKLMCKVEYGGPTGVEGALSGSRMTSKSSTQCVSKTTISGGDFSHNNSNIPHSLPPPLPPPPALKPLELGGQTLPSEVKTERDKIEKADKLLDKAQSAPPSLLPQTGPQPQSQTQPQTQPSTHPHHYSSTSWQGGTATGCQGSWGYTRYPGNHHPHQPQHQPPVQQQQLPSVYNPPSSRHSSSHPSYLPHPHPHPHREYLPRYAGGGGDRERGAAGERERGVRGECGGREINREFSAPIGNGSNNSSGGNSNSACGGMGGPNIQGREFGGLPVGQNRDFQVSGRDGPNLGPERRDFGPAFRDRDREREREGGREFNLPNQNQTRDFVPSGAGGGLPRDKDGSRWNEFGGQTRDVASNSNPNNSSIQQGNPPSSTSGLPVTPMLNRDPPASPQNNPSHPSHSSLPPHPHSHPPNSSNRDFPPPMDQTQTASSSADHFHREYPSTGGKDFPTATPSSTGTNREYLNSPGVTQSLGREYSGPGGTQHPHPPHPHYQSGPRDRERDSNLRESALYQNRGGPTQPPALSPSSSSSHHGHPANAPYPPPPPQPPLAPPQASHGQPPPSGMALGVRPPHYQSSAQTPPTPLSPLPSPSTNQMGAFSSFPPGSSSAPNIPIPAPGVSSSCSPGCRPSPFHGTLNNHPPFSGSYHSNGNSGSNMANNSSNSSAPNSNNSSSQSLSPQNVSKGPPPLNNSATNNNSISTPASTSGGDGHLESGPLPTPVIKEEPIEEREESESPPPMLRSPSPEPKPVDIPIHASQSARFHKVLDRGAGNSCARSDVLFVPLDGSKLWKKRNEMIERARREVEQRARDLREKERERERERERERELDRHLQQQKDINAAGGGRQGSSLFFPSSSSIILDPSSSSSSSSGNPVSHPPPHPQHHPSHPHAHLAPTHHLHPTLSHSIPHSLLLPSMSGTSAVVGGPQGALGIGLGGPYLGPDTPALRTLSEYARPHAMSPLGVASRAQAHHPQVHHGHPHVHPSFFLPQFQNHALGHPHHLPTDAATAAAILGFLYGGSLEGGPGVAGHPGVAGGPVPGGIGGAGLGGVGFPHAMAAHRDRIKPGFEFKSDERVYPPGSIADPAALALAHSHSHAHAHAHAHAHAHAHAHANAHAHAHSLLLGGGAAGANEVSLYGTPPPTAPPGPPHLQNPTLAPVTRPPNPPVPQSLSNPPPSSVLPPSLPSHPSSAPPAAPPAPAAPAAPPPVPPPPAPPTSNASSLHHPVPHSSFPSSLSSHLPPAPAPAAPPETYPTPTRSPASYERDRSGERERERERERERDRDRAALPAFGDRERERERERERGGSGGGGGGSGGGTGGASGGENLGRLQMLNVTPHHHQHSHIHSHLHLHQQDTAAGGVHPLMDPLASGSPLARLPYPGATIGTPILAHPLTDSEVLRQQLFGEEKAPRPCAPFRDLPQPSSLTGPMSAAHQLQAMQQAQSAELQIQRLALEQQWIHHHHHHSLTQDEYYSHLKKESDKTL; from the exons atgaaaacaaggaCACATAAAGAATCG ATGCCCATGCGGAGTGGGCGACGGCGGGGGGCAAGTGAGGAGAGAAGGGGTAGACGCCCGCACCCAAGTCCCACCCGCCCTGAACGCAGCGACAGACAAACG cAAAGAGGTGCTGGTGAGGAATTGGCTGGGAATCGCTTCAGTCGCAGATCACAAGGGCATGATTCATCAGAGAGTGAGGGGGAGGAACTTGTGTCTCCTCCAAAGAGGCAGAAAGTTCAG GATTCGGCCTCTACTCCAAACCCTCCAACCTCAACACACTCGACTGACAGCTCGGCTCCTTCCACTGTCCCACCTCCAACCTCAGTTGCCAGCCAATCCCGTGAGAGTGACAATGAAGATGGCCAATCCCAGGGCAGCAGGAGTTCAGTTGTAGGGAGCCTGGCCAATAGCAGTAGTAGTCTGAGCAGCGGGCGGGATATAGACCAGGACAATCGTTCCTCATCCCCAAGCCTCTCTGCTTCCCCTCTGGGTAGCCTGGACTCCGATTCCGACGGCCCTGACTCACCAAAGCAAGGAGAACGGGAGAAAAGTAAAGAGGGTGGAGCGGGGAAGGTTGCAGGAGAGGATAGGAGGGTGCTacgagaggggagaggggaggagtcctgtggagatggagaaaagagAGATGTTGATGCAAGAATTGAGGACTGTCCATCTCTTAAGCCTCCCTCCACTCCCTGCTCTTCCTCTGGTCTGACTCCCTCTCTCCGTGGAGCAGGAGATTCATCAAATGACAGCAATAGTGGGAGGAAATCATATTTCTCCCTGGACTCCAAATTAATGTGTAAAGTTGAGTATGGTGGACCAACTGGTGTTGAAGGTGCACTTAGCGGCAGCAGAATGACTTCCAAATCCAGCACACAGTGCGTGAGCAAGACAACAATCTCCGGAGGGGATTTTTCTCATAACAACTCAAACATTCCCCACTCtttgcctcctcctcttcctcctccacctgccctCAAGCCTTTGGAGCTTGGGGGACAAACCCTTCCTTCTGAGGTTAAGACAGAAAGGGACAAAATAGAAAAGGCAGACAAACTCCTGGACAAGGCTCAGTCcgctcctccttctctgctgcCACAGACTGGCCCCCAGCCACAGTCCCAGACCCAACCCCAGACCCAGCCCTCCACCCACCCTCACCACTACAGCTCCACCAGCTGGCAGGGTGGCACAGCAACTGGTTGCCAGGGGAGCTGGGGCTACACCCGTTACCCTGGCAACCACCACCCACACCAACCACAGCACCAGCCCCCagttcagcagcagcaacttCCCTCTGTTTACAACCCTCCATCCTCTCgccactcctcctcccacccctcttacctcccccatcctcaccctcacccccacAGGGAGTACCTTCCCAGGTACGCTGGAGGGGgaggggacagagagaggggggctgcaggagagagggagagaggagtgaGGGGGGAGTGTGGGGGGAGGGAGATCAACAGGGAGTTCTCTGCTCCCATTGGCAATGGCAGCAACAATAGCAGCGGGGGAAATAGTAACAGTGCTTGTGGTGGGATGGGTGGACCCAACATCCAAGGCAGGGAGTTTGGTGGTCTGCCAGTCGGTCAGAACCGGGACTTCCAAGTTTCTGGGAGAGATGGACCTAACTTGGGTCCAGAAAGAAGAGACTTTGGTCCAGCTTTCAGAGACAGGGATCGTGAACGGGAACGTGAAGGAGGAAGGGAGTTTAATCTGCCGAACCAAAACCAGACTAGAGACTTTGTCCCGAGTGGAGCTGGAGGGGGGCTTCCCAGAGACAAAGATGGGAGCAGATGGAATGAGTTTGGGGGCCAGACAAGAGATGTTGCAAGCAACAGTAACCCTAACAACAGCTCCATCCAACAGGGAAACCCCCCAAGTTCAACCAGCGGGCTACCGGTTACCCCTATGCTGAACCGTGACCCACCTGCATCACCCCAAAACAATCCCAGTCACCCTTCCCATTCTTCCCTGCCCCCACACCCACACTCACATCCCCCAAACTCATCGAACCGGGACTTCCCTCCTCCCATGGACCAGACACAAACGGCCTCCTCTAGTGCAGACCACTTTCACAGAGAGTATCCTTCCACTGGAGGGAAAGACTTTCCTACTGCGACACCCTCTTCTACTGGCACAAATAGAGAGTACCTAAACTCCCCTGGGGTAACTCAAAGTCTGGGACGAGAGTATTCAGGGCCTGGAGGAACTCaacacccccacccacctcaTCCCCACTACCAGTCTGGgcccagagacagagagagagactcaaACCTACGAGAGTCTGCTCTATACCAAAACCGTGGAGGTCCAACTCAACCTCCTGCActgtctccttcctcttcttccagcCATCATGGACACCCGGCCAACGCTCCTtatccccctcctccacctcaacCTCCTTTAGCTCCGCCGCAGGCCTCCCATGGCCAGCCACCCCCTTCAGGCATGGCACTCGGCGTACGTCCCCCACACTACCAGTCCTCTGCCCAGACTCCTCCAACACCCCTGTCTCCCTTACCCAGCCCCTCCACCAATCAAATGGGCGCCTTCTCATCTTttcctcctggttcctcctctGCGCCCAACATCCCTATTCCGGCCCCAGGTGTGTCGTCCAGCTGTTCTCCTGGATGCCGCCCGTCCCCTTTCCATGGCACTTTGAACAACCACCCTCCATTCAGTGGGTCATATCATTCCAATGGAAACAGCGGCAGTAACATGGCGAACAACAGTAGCAACAGTAGCGCACCCAACAGCAACAATAGCAGTTCACAGTCACTCTCACCTCAAAACGTCTCAAAGGGACCTCCACCTCTTAACAACTCcgccaccaacaacaacagcatatCAACACCTGCCTCCACCTCTGGTGGGGATGGACATTTGGAGTCAGGCCCACTTCCCACGCCTGTCATTAAAGAAGAACCaatagaagagagagaagaaagtgaaagCCCACCACCGATGTTGAGAAGCCCCTCTCCTGAACCAAAACCAGTAGACATTCCTATCCACGCCAGTCAGTCAGCACG GTTTCACAAAGTCCTTGACCGTGGCGCTGGGAACTCCTGCGCCCGCAGTGATGTCCTCTTTGTCCCATTAGATGGCTCCAAATTGTGGAAGAAGAGGAATGAGATGATTGAAAGGGCCCGCAGGGAGGTGGAGCAGCGGGCCAGAGACCtaagagaaaaggagagggaaagagagagggagcgtgAGCGCGAGAGGGAACTCGATCGACATCTACAG CAGCAGAAGGACATCAACGCTGCCGGAGGGGGTCGCCAGGGCTCCTCACTCTTCTTCCCTTCCTCATCCTCTATCATCCTTGACccttcgtcttcctcctcttcttcctctggcaACCCTGTCTCCCAtcctccccctcacccccaGCACCATCCCTCACATCCTCATGCTCACCTTGCTCCAACACACCATCTCCACCCCACACTCTCTCACTCTAtcccccactccctcctcctaCCATCCATGAGTGGGACATCAGCAGTTGTTGGAGGTCCCCAAGGGGCACTGGGAATAGGATTGGGGGGACCTTACTTGGGCCCTGACACCCCAGCTCTGAGAACTCTGAGCGAATATGCTCGCCCCCACGCTATGTCTCCACTCGGGGTAGCAAGTCGTGCCCAGGCGCACCACCCACAAGTCCACCATGGTCATCCTCATGTCCACCCCTCATTCTTTCTTCCTCAATTTCAGAATCATGCTTTAGGCCACCCACACCACCTGCCTACAGatgcagctacagcagcagccatcttgGGCTTTTTGTATGGTGGTAGCCTTGAAGGTGGTCCAGGAGTCGCTGGCCACCCTGGGGTGGCAGGAGGACCAGTACCCGGAGGGATAGGGGGCGCAGGGCTAGGAGGAGTAGGCTTTCCTCATGCAATGGCTGCGCATCGAGATCGGATAAAACCGGGGTTTGAATTTAAGAGCGATGAGCGGGTTTACCCACCAGGGTCCATAGCTGATCCCGCTGCTCTTGCTCTTGCTCATTCACACTCTCATGCCCATGCTCACGCTCACGCCCATGCTCATGCCCATGCACATGCCCATGCCAATGCCCACGCCCATGCACACTCCCTTCTCCTAGGAGGTGGTGCAGCAGGAGCTAATGAGGTGTCACTCTATGGTACTCCTCCTCCCACAGCTCCACCTGGCCCCCCACACCTCCAGAACCCAACCCTTGCCCCGGTAACTCGACCTCCCAACCCTCCTGTCCCGCAGTCCCTATCTAATCCACCCCCTTCTTCAGTCCTCCcaccctctctcccctctcacCCTTCATCTGCTCCTCCGGCTGCACCCCCTGCCCCGGCagcccctgcagcacctccgcCAGTCCCCCCTCCACCTGCTCCGCCAACCTCCAACGCCTCCTCACTTCATCACCCAGTCCCCCATTCTTCTTTTCCCAGCTCCCTGTCCTCTCATCTGCCACCAGCCCCTGCCCCAGCTGCTCCCCCTGAGACCTACCCCACTCCCACTCGCTCTCCTGCCTCTTATGAGCGAGACAGGAGTGGAGAaagagagcgggagagggagagggagagggaaagggacagggacagagcaGCTTTACCGGCCTTTGGGGAcagagagcgagaaagagagagggagagagaaaggggaggaaGTGGTGGAGGCGGAGGGGGAAGTGGAGGCGGAACAGGTGGAGCAAGTGGAGGAGAGAATCTGGGGCGTCTTCAGATGTTAAATGTGACGCCTCATCATCACCAGCATTCACACATCCACTCACATCTTCACCTGCACCAGCAAGACACAG CGGCGGGCGGGGTTCACCCCCTGATGGACCCGTTGGCGTCGGGGTCTCCTTTGGCACGCCTCCCTTACCCAGGAGCCACAATAGGCACCCCCATCCTGGCTCACCCCCTCACTGACAGCGAGGTGCTCCGCCAACAGCTGTTCGGTGAGGAGAAGGCTCCTCGTCCAT GTGCTCCTTTCCGTGACCTGCCACAGCCTTCCTCCCTCACTGGTCCCATGTCAGCAGCCCATCAGCTCCAGGCCATGCAGCAGGCCCAGAGCGCAGAGCTGCAGATCCAGAGACTGGCCCTGGAACAGCAGTGGatccaccaccatcaccaccactcCCTCACCCAGGACGAGTATTACAG